In Fusobacteriaceae bacterium, one DNA window encodes the following:
- a CDS encoding HD domain-containing protein codes for MNGNLIHEVTELLFRYDEGDAKRINHALKVRAFARFIAESEGCDAATLELIEIAGLLHDIGIHKAVEVYGTSAGKYQEELGPAVARELLRDKPIAPETLDRLCYLIANHHHYDKIEGIDYQILVEADFLVNIYEDEMKEAEIRSVREKIFRTATGLRVLGRLFGV; via the coding sequence ATGAACGGAAATTTGATCCATGAAGTGACGGAACTGTTGTTTCGCTACGATGAAGGGGACGCCAAACGGATCAACCACGCGCTGAAAGTACGCGCCTTCGCGCGCTTTATCGCCGAGAGCGAGGGCTGCGACGCCGCGACGCTGGAATTGATCGAAATCGCGGGACTGTTGCACGATATCGGGATACACAAGGCCGTGGAGGTCTACGGGACCTCGGCGGGAAAATACCAGGAGGAACTGGGGCCGGCCGTGGCGCGGGAATTGCTCCGGGACAAGCCGATAGCGCCTGAAACGCTGGACCGGCTCTGTTATCTGATCGCCAACCATCATCACTACGACAAAATTGAGGGGATCGACTATCAGATCCTTGTGGAGGCGGATTTTCTCGTCAATATCTATGAAGATGAGATGAAGGAGGCGGAGATTCGCTCCGTGCGGGAGAAGATCTTCCGGACGGCGACGGGATTACGGGTGTTGGGGCGCTTGTTTGGGGTTTAG
- a CDS encoding MFS transporter, producing MKKKYIIEVVLFCSYALFAMSWKAGDFFIAKLGITATQTAIMTNAINIAKVIGCLAAAVVISKLGMRNTYTYSTILVIFGVLLPLTNLFPAIFLIRFILGLGGAFIVVAMNPIASRIFEPGELAIVNGLNAVAFNTGLAVALTLAGRIIADPKTAIITVSLILTGALVLWLILSGDLKVAKGPTQAAQPAEKYGLGDGVKDPFNILMALGNIGLLSFYLVAMTFMDPAYVKYVIYAGIAGALAGSFGSKGVKNKMLFVRITALMQLLSACGFILCYVSGSTLINVLGLILGFFIFFPLSAYITLGFIREGATPQKISVTFSLFWSLGYLGTVVIMQIFGFLKDKTGGMTTPLIFILCCEALFFLATLFIRITKSK from the coding sequence ATGAAAAAGAAGTACATCATCGAAGTCGTGCTGTTTTGTAGTTATGCGCTCTTTGCCATGTCATGGAAAGCCGGTGATTTCTTTATCGCAAAACTGGGGATTACCGCAACCCAGACCGCAATTATGACAAACGCGATCAACATTGCCAAAGTCATCGGTTGTCTGGCGGCGGCTGTGGTCATTTCCAAACTGGGCATGAGAAATACCTATACCTACTCGACAATTTTGGTCATTTTCGGCGTTCTTCTTCCCCTTACGAACCTGTTTCCCGCAATTTTCCTGATCCGCTTTATCCTCGGTCTCGGCGGCGCTTTCATCGTCGTGGCCATGAATCCCATCGCGTCCAGAATCTTTGAGCCGGGAGAGCTTGCCATCGTCAACGGATTAAACGCCGTGGCCTTCAATACTGGGCTCGCCGTGGCGCTGACGCTTGCGGGGAGAATCATCGCGGATCCCAAAACCGCCATTATTACCGTAAGCCTGATTCTGACCGGGGCCCTTGTGCTCTGGCTCATTCTGAGCGGCGACCTCAAAGTCGCGAAGGGACCCACACAGGCCGCACAACCTGCCGAAAAATACGGATTGGGCGACGGCGTCAAAGATCCCTTCAATATTCTTATGGCTCTGGGCAACATCGGTCTTTTGTCCTTTTACCTCGTGGCCATGACCTTTATGGATCCTGCCTACGTCAAGTACGTGATTTACGCGGGGATCGCCGGCGCATTGGCAGGCAGCTTCGGCTCCAAGGGCGTCAAAAACAAGATGCTTTTCGTCCGGATCACGGCGCTCATGCAACTGCTCTCGGCCTGCGGATTTATTCTCTGCTATGTGTCCGGATCCACGCTAATCAACGTGCTGGGCCTCATCCTCGGATTCTTTATTTTCTTCCCGCTTTCGGCCTACATCACCCTGGGCTTTATCCGCGAAGGGGCGACGCCGCAGAAGATTTCGGTCACCTTTTCCCTGTTCTGGTCCCTGGGTTACCTCGGCACCGTGGTCATCATGCAGATTTTCGGCTTCCTCAAGGACAAAACGGGCGGCATGACGACGCCTCTGATCTTTATCCTCTGCTGCGAGGCGCTGTTCTTCCTGGCTACGCTCTTCATCCGCATTACCAAATCGAAATAA
- a CDS encoding alpha/beta hydrolase codes for MAKVLRKEVQDYLDVFNNVTLPAMLAAGWKQTIVNAREGLAVLTKNYTPAGPAVVQILDDVIPCKGYQVPVRIFNPDPSKALPVLIYYHGGGHGAGSVPVYDPIYRNLAVRTKHIVIAPEYRLAPENPYPAGEIDAYNTLVNFRPLLDSLKIKYIDRVSIAGDSAGGALCAVLNRRLQSEPEIKVHRSVLIYPCVDYSMAGESLKELATGYLLTTAKVAWYHGVYLAHNENRRVVSPLYGEFTKNMPKSLVITAQFCVLRSEGKAYADKMKEAGAEVEYINMDNMTHTFLNTESLNKEECDFVYGKIHEFLNN; via the coding sequence ATGGCAAAAGTTTTGAGAAAAGAAGTACAGGATTATCTGGACGTGTTCAATAACGTCACGCTGCCCGCAATGCTGGCCGCGGGATGGAAACAGACCATCGTCAACGCGAGGGAGGGACTCGCTGTCCTCACCAAGAATTATACGCCCGCGGGACCCGCGGTGGTACAGATTCTCGACGACGTGATCCCCTGCAAAGGCTATCAGGTCCCGGTCAGGATCTTCAACCCCGATCCCTCCAAGGCGCTGCCTGTCCTGATTTACTATCACGGCGGCGGACACGGCGCGGGGAGCGTTCCCGTCTATGATCCGATTTACAGGAATCTGGCGGTACGGACAAAGCATATCGTCATCGCCCCCGAATACCGGCTCGCTCCGGAAAATCCCTATCCCGCTGGAGAAATCGACGCCTACAACACGCTGGTAAACTTCAGACCCCTGCTGGACAGCCTCAAGATCAAATACATCGATCGCGTCAGCATTGCCGGAGACAGCGCCGGAGGAGCGCTTTGCGCCGTTCTCAACAGGCGTTTGCAATCGGAACCCGAAATCAAAGTACACCGCTCGGTTTTGATTTATCCCTGCGTCGACTATTCCATGGCCGGGGAATCCCTCAAGGAACTGGCGACGGGTTATCTCCTCACCACGGCTAAAGTAGCCTGGTATCATGGGGTCTACCTCGCCCACAACGAAAACCGCCGGGTAGTTTCCCCGCTCTACGGCGAATTCACAAAGAACATGCCCAAATCCCTCGTGATCACGGCCCAGTTCTGCGTGCTGCGCTCGGAGGGCAAGGCCTACGCCGACAAGATGAAAGAGGCCGGCGCCGAAGTCGAATACATCAACATGGACAACATGACCCACACGTTCCTCAATACCGAAAGCCTCAACAAAGAGGAATGTGATTTTGTCTACGGGAAGATCCACGAGTTCCTGAACAATTGA
- a CDS encoding DMT family transporter — protein MTKLQIRNHFLLFAAALIWGSAFVAQRVAVDYMEPNTFTGLRSLIAAVFLIPVIFIADRFKNGPEACAGEVSGRFDRQVLTGGALCGVILFAGSIFQQIGIQYTTPGKAGFITALYIVGVPVFGIFLKKKSGPFLWIGVLFAVAGLYLLCITSGFALGRGDGWLLLCAVIYTFHILVIDHYIRKADGLRMSCVQLFVCALCASFFMILTEHPDPRMILAGWKPLLYAAILSSGVAYTFQIVGQREVNPTVASLILSLESVFAVISGAIVLGQHMTTRETTGCALMFAAIILAQIPRRS, from the coding sequence ATGACAAAATTGCAAATCAGGAATCATTTCCTGCTTTTCGCGGCGGCCCTGATCTGGGGATCCGCCTTTGTGGCGCAACGGGTCGCGGTCGATTACATGGAACCCAATACGTTTACGGGTTTGAGATCGCTGATCGCGGCGGTTTTTTTGATCCCGGTCATTTTTATCGCCGACCGCTTCAAAAATGGGCCGGAAGCCTGCGCCGGGGAAGTCTCCGGTCGCTTTGACCGGCAGGTTTTGACGGGGGGCGCCCTGTGCGGCGTGATTCTCTTTGCCGGGAGCATATTCCAGCAGATCGGCATCCAATACACGACGCCCGGAAAGGCCGGCTTTATTACGGCCCTCTATATTGTGGGGGTGCCCGTTTTCGGCATATTTTTAAAGAAAAAGTCCGGCCCCTTCCTTTGGATCGGCGTTCTTTTCGCGGTGGCGGGTCTCTATCTCCTTTGTATCACCTCGGGCTTTGCCTTGGGCCGCGGGGACGGATGGCTTTTGCTCTGCGCCGTTATTTACACCTTTCACATCCTCGTGATCGATCACTACATCCGGAAGGCCGACGGACTCCGGATGTCCTGCGTGCAGCTCTTTGTATGCGCCCTCTGCGCCTCTTTTTTTATGATCCTGACCGAGCATCCCGACCCGCGGATGATCCTGGCCGGTTGGAAGCCTCTCCTCTATGCAGCGATTCTTTCGAGCGGCGTCGCCTATACCTTTCAGATCGTTGGGCAGCGGGAGGTCAATCCCACGGTGGCCTCGCTGATTCTGAGCCTTGAATCCGTCTTCGCGGTGATTTCGGGAGCTATCGTCTTGGGGCAGCATATGACGACTCGGGAAACCACCGGTTGCGCTCTGATGTTCGCGGCCATTATCTTGGCGCAAATTCCCCGCCGTTCCTGA
- a CDS encoding metallophosphoesterase: MKVQHIRKTHKKTIRNQGKPRSIASILFSWFVKFVFCGILLFVFAIFAAPYVFDERLEVTRISLTTEKTLHWPVRIALITDLHGAAFGAHQEELLSKIKTEEPDFVALVGDIFGTGDTEKETEDLIQGLLADGYPIYYVSGNAEFESKRIEAIKESLVARAITVLDGHTSVYTRERYGFTDRISISGVDDPENPIENTVFQLKRAYSEVTDLDDYKILLAHRPELIDEYLKFPYDLILSGHAHGGQWRIPRLLENGFYASGQGFFPSLTGGVSRRDKTDLVISRGLSGRLSVEVPRIFNRPELVIIEIKKQ; the protein is encoded by the coding sequence ATGAAAGTGCAACACATCCGAAAAACCCATAAGAAGACCATTCGCAATCAAGGAAAACCCCGCTCCATCGCCTCCATACTTTTTTCCTGGTTTGTGAAATTCGTCTTTTGCGGGATTCTGCTCTTTGTTTTCGCCATATTCGCCGCGCCCTATGTCTTTGACGAGCGCCTCGAGGTGACAAGAATCTCGTTGACGACGGAAAAGACCCTCCATTGGCCGGTGCGGATCGCGCTGATTACCGACCTACACGGCGCGGCCTTCGGCGCCCACCAGGAAGAACTCCTCTCCAAGATCAAGACCGAAGAGCCCGATTTTGTGGCATTGGTCGGGGACATCTTCGGGACCGGGGATACGGAAAAAGAAACGGAAGACCTGATTCAGGGTCTTTTGGCCGACGGCTATCCGATTTATTACGTGAGCGGCAACGCGGAATTTGAGAGCAAACGGATCGAGGCCATCAAAGAAAGCCTCGTGGCGCGGGCGATTACGGTCCTGGACGGGCATACGTCGGTCTATACCCGGGAACGCTACGGCTTTACGGACAGGATCAGCATTTCCGGCGTCGACGATCCCGAAAACCCCATTGAGAATACGGTATTTCAGCTGAAGCGGGCTTACAGCGAAGTGACAGACCTTGACGATTACAAAATTCTGCTGGCCCACCGGCCCGAGTTGATCGACGAATACCTGAAATTTCCTTATGACCTGATTTTGTCGGGGCACGCCCACGGGGGACAGTGGCGGATTCCGCGCCTTCTGGAAAACGGCTTCTACGCGTCCGGGCAGGGCTTCTTCCCTTCGCTCACCGGGGGCGTCAGCCGGCGGGACAAAACGGATCTTGTGATCAGCCGCGGCCTTTCCGGGAGACTTTCGGTAGAGGTTCCCCGGATTTTCAACCGGCCGGAACTCGTCATCATAGAAATCAAAAAACAGTAG
- a CDS encoding M48 family metallopeptidase — translation MEYNIVVTRKRIKNMIIRITRDGEVRVSVPVGVSEKSVSDFIVSRKGWIEKNLVRTLRGLRNSRKNFETGDRIRILGKIYTLQVMMSNENKVELEERDADGGDLFLSVSMYNDTDIRRIVLYDWLKDKLFHLLAELTKKYGDLTGYYPKEIKIREMKSLWGSCNVRTKKITYNFTLIEKPLKAVEYVVLHEISHMPYPDHQEGFWEFVSRFMPDWKKRKKLLSDS, via the coding sequence ATGGAATACAATATTGTTGTCACGAGAAAGCGCATCAAAAATATGATCATTCGGATCACCCGGGATGGCGAGGTAAGAGTCTCGGTTCCTGTGGGCGTTTCCGAAAAAAGCGTTTCTGACTTTATCGTGAGCCGCAAAGGCTGGATCGAAAAAAATCTCGTGAGGACCCTGCGGGGCTTGCGAAACAGCCGGAAAAATTTTGAGACCGGCGACCGGATCCGGATTTTGGGAAAAATTTATACGCTTCAAGTTATGATGTCCAATGAAAACAAAGTTGAGCTCGAGGAAAGGGACGCGGATGGGGGCGACCTCTTTTTGTCGGTCAGCATGTATAACGATACGGACATCCGCCGCATAGTGCTCTATGATTGGCTCAAAGACAAGCTCTTTCATTTGCTCGCGGAGCTCACCAAAAAATACGGGGACCTGACCGGATATTACCCCAAAGAGATCAAGATTCGCGAAATGAAGTCCCTCTGGGGTTCCTGCAACGTCCGAACGAAGAAAATCACTTATAATTTTACGCTGATCGAAAAACCGCTGAAAGCAGTGGAATATGTGGTGCTTCACGAAATTTCCCATATGCCCTATCCCGACCATCAGGAAGGATTTTGGGAGTTCGTGTCGCGCTTTATGCCCGATTGGAAAAAACGCAAAAAGCTGCTGAGCGATTCCTAA